A stretch of the Aminipila terrae genome encodes the following:
- a CDS encoding DNA/RNA non-specific endonuclease, whose amino-acid sequence MKHNWLIILTICILVTGCSPQPQQDKQQTSTKQSEIAGSAAEVKSSSAKNQQASEMASGIDQPFKGYEKIVVDGGDMSGYRKANVAVDIGFGDREYWAFTNKYGQLVKVTAKEIILQDDRTEAVTANGRYYNDEADVPGTECADMDKGHIIADSLGGVSNAYNITPQESTLNRHGDQAYMERVIRDAGGCTDFEATITYPDTTTEIPSHYHYTYRLKGNVVTDDFDNVNPDKVNKTISEKTQSKSTQKSPSKESHDISSIDKNGDGQVTIAEAKAVGFKMPITKEHWLYPYMDDRDGDGMVGE is encoded by the coding sequence ATGAAACATAATTGGCTAATAATCTTAACTATTTGTATTTTGGTAACGGGATGTTCACCGCAACCGCAACAGGATAAACAACAGACTTCAACTAAACAGTCAGAGATTGCTGGAAGCGCAGCAGAAGTAAAATCATCTTCTGCTAAAAATCAACAGGCATCAGAAATGGCATCGGGAATAGACCAGCCCTTTAAAGGATATGAGAAGATTGTTGTAGATGGTGGGGATATGAGTGGATATCGTAAGGCAAATGTTGCTGTCGATATTGGTTTTGGTGACAGAGAATACTGGGCATTTACCAATAAGTATGGGCAGCTAGTAAAAGTTACAGCAAAAGAAATTATTTTGCAAGACGATAGGACTGAAGCTGTGACCGCAAATGGACGCTATTACAACGATGAAGCCGATGTTCCTGGAACTGAATGCGCAGATATGGATAAGGGACACATAATTGCAGACTCTCTTGGAGGAGTATCCAATGCTTATAATATTACGCCACAAGAAAGTACATTAAATCGCCATGGAGATCAGGCATATATGGAAAGGGTTATTCGTGATGCTGGTGGCTGTACAGACTTTGAAGCAACTATAACCTATCCAGACACAACAACGGAAATCCCTAGCCATTATCATTACACTTATAGATTAAAGGGCAATGTGGTTACGGATGACTTTGATAATGTTAATCCGGATAAAGTTAATAAAACCATATCAGAAAAAACTCAGTCTAAATCAACACAAAAATCTCCATCAAAGGAAAGCCATGATATATCTTCTATAGATAAAAATGGAGATGGTCAGGTGACCATAGCAGAAGCAAAAGCTGTTGGATTTAAAATGCCCATTACAAAAGAGCACTGGCTGTATCCATATATGGATGATCGTGACGGCGATGGAATGGTTGGTGAGTAA